In Gossypium hirsutum isolate 1008001.06 chromosome D06, Gossypium_hirsutum_v2.1, whole genome shotgun sequence, one genomic interval encodes:
- the LOC107900059 gene encoding deSI-like protein At4g17486 has protein sequence MLCTMVLMPRKKKVGSVPVYLNVYDLTPINGYAYWFGLGIYHSGVQVHGVEYGFGAHEHSATGIFEVEPRQCPGFTFRKSILIGRTDLGPKDVRSFMEKLATDYSGNTYHLITKNCNHFCNDVCIQLTGKPIPSWVNRLARLGFLCNCVLPAELNETRVRQVRSEGKLQPVEKKLRSQPSKFVPSSKPLPPSLKSCPPGPAMSSRQRRCIPSSSLIHSSSTSTLSLKL, from the exons ATGCTGTGCACAATGGTGTTGATGCCCCGGAAGAAGAAAGTTGGATCGGTTCCGGTTTATTTGAATGTATATGACTTGACTCCGATTAATGGTTATGCTTATTGGTTTGGCCTTGGGATCTATCATTCTGGGGTTCAag TTCATGGAGTTGAATATGGTTTTGGAGCGCATGAGCATTCGGCGACTGGAATTTTCGAAGTGGAGCCCAGGCAGTGTCCTGGTTTCACGTTTAGGAAATCTATTTTAATTGGAAGGACCGATTTAGGTCCGAAAGACGTTCGTTCGTTCATGGAGAAACTCGCTACAGATTACTCCGGGAACACTTACCATCTCATCACAAAGAACTGCAATCATTTCTGCAATGATGTGTGTATCCAATTGACAGGGAAACCAATTCCTAGCTGGGTTAATCGACTTGCTAGACTTG GTTTCCTTTGCAACTGTGTTCTCCCAGCAGAGTTGAACGAGACGAGAGTTCGCCAAGTTAGATCAGAAGGTAAGCTTCAACCGGTAGAGAAGAAGTTAAGAAGCCAACCAAGTAAGTTCGTACCTTCTTCTAAACCTCTACCTCCTTCATTGAAATCTTGCCCTCCAGGCCCTGCCATGAGTAGTAGACAAAGGCGATGTATTCCATCGTCGTCTTTGATTCATAGTTCTTCGACCTCGACTTTGAGTTTGAAGCTTTAA